Below is a window of 'Nostoc azollae' 0708 DNA.
TGAACCACCTCAATCTAAAATCTCAATACCAATTAAAAATTAAAAGCAGTTTTACATCCTTAATGATTGAGAGAGTACGATTTCATTAGGGTTGGCGGTTTTTAATCTGCTGATCTCTTTTTTCCAGCTGGGATAGAATCCAAAATTGGCACGGTCAACTAGCCTTTTGCAGGATTTTATTCATAAATAATGATTTCCAGAAATGCACATATCCAGTATAATCACTTCTTCCCAAGGATAGGTTAAAAATTAATTAAAGAGCAAAAACACATTCTTGTTATTTTGGAATTTTACCAACTTTAGGAAGGAATTGAATGTTTGATAGTTAATCGCAACTTATATGATGGAGACTTATTTATAGTTGCTGATTTTGGGAATTTTCTTCATCTATCTTTGGTTAGATGAAGGATGATTCAAACTCTCTGTATTGTTGAATACAACACTTATTTATAGGCTATTGAATGTTTCTAATTCTAACCTGATATTATGTCCATTTGAATATCTACAACAGGGAGCAGGGAATAGGGAACAATTCAAAATTCCTGCTTCCTGCCTATTCAGATTTTAGACCAACAAGAAATTATTGCAATTACAACTGAGATACACACTTTTGGTAATAATTAACAATTTGCATTGCTACTTCAGAGGGGCTAAGTCCATCGGTTTCAACTTCTACCGCATCTGCTGCTTTTTGCAAGGGAGAAATTTTGCGAGTGCTATCTTTGTAGTCGCGTTCTGCAATATCCCGTTCAAGTTGCTCTAAACTCACTTCAGGTTGACCTTGTTTTGTAAAGTCTTGCTGACGACGGCGTGCACGTTCCCCAACAGAAGCAGTTAAGAAGATTTTGACTTCTGCATCAGGGAAAACATGAGTACCAATGTCCCTTCCTTCAGCTACTAAACCACCTCGTTTACCCCAGCTTTGCTGTTGTTTTACCAGTGCTTTGCGGACTGCACTTTGAGCAGCGATCGCAGATACTTGTGATGTTACCTCAATGGTGCGAATTTCTTGAGTCACATCTGTATCATTAATCCACACTCGCACAGGAATTTCCAGATTATGACTGGGAGTAAGTTCGATTTTACACTGAGTGGCTAATTGAGCGACCGCACATTCATCATCAATAGCAATGCCTTTTTGCAGCACCAGCCAGGTGATTGCACGGTACATAGCACCGGTATCTAAGTACACTAAACCTAACTGGGTTGCCACTTGGCGAGCTACCGTAGATTTACCAGCACCAGCTGGCCCATCAATAGCGATGATAGGTTGGCGTAGCCCGTCGTAGACATCGCACAAAATGGTATTATCAATTAACCGTGTAGAACCAAGACGGGCTGCGATCGCCAGCATTCCTTCCTCCTCAACTTTTGCTAAAAACATCAATGTATTTGGTTCCACCAATTCAATATATTCAACATAGATAGTGCTGATATTTGCGATTTCTTGCCACACCAATGCCATCAGCTGGCTGCTATTGCGATCGCCAGCACGGAACGCCGCTTCAGCTTGCTGCAAGCCTTTATATAACACTGTTGCCTGCTCTTTTTCTGTTGCACTCAAATATTGATTACGAGAACTCAAAGCCAAGCCAGACGCTTCCCGCACCGTTGGACAAGCAACAATCTCAACTGGCAAATTTAAATCAGCCACCAGACGCTTAATAATTGCCAGTTGCTGGCCATCTTTTTGACCAAAGTAGGCTCGGTCAGGCTGTACCAAATTGAAAAGCTTGGTGACAATTGTCGCCACACCTTGAAAATGACCCGGCCGATATCTACCACACAAGGTACTTATCATACCAGATGGAGGGATTACTTGTGTAACTTGAGTTTCTTGTATATTCTTCTGAGGAATTCCCATTTCTTCCGGAGTAGGGGCAAAAATCGCATCAACTCCAGCTTGTACACACAATTCCTGATCCTGCTCTAGAGTCCGGGGATAGCGTTGATAATCCTCCTGCGGTCCAAATTGCAGAGGATTGACAAAAATACTCACAATCACCGTAGAATTCTCTTGCCTAGCCTTTTCAATCAGACTAAGATGACCTTGATGTAACCCTCCCATAGTCGGTACTAGACCAATCTCTGCGGGATACCAAGTAGTGTTATCGTCAAATAATAACTCGTCTGAAAGCTTGAGATTGCTCTCCCAACGACGTTGATTTAAATAACAGCGTAAAGCTGCAACTGTAGTCAGCAGGCGCACAAAATACCCCTAGTTCTTGATCCTCTCACCCGTTAGTTTATATCTGAAACTGGGGTTAGGGATTAATCGACTAGGGGTATTTAAGTGAAAAGCGAAAAAAGAGCAGAGATTTTAGAAGGGTATGGGTGTAAGTTGTAGGGTATGGGGGGGAGTAGGGGATAAGAGGAAAAAAATGTATTTATTACCTTCTGTCTCTTGCCTTTTGCCTTTTGCCTTCTGATAGCCCAGGGTGGCGCAAGCCATACTCCTGAATATTATCTTCCCAACACCTCAAGCCGCACTGGCGCAATACCACTGCCAATAATCCCTAAAAGTCGTGCTGCACCAGCAGAAAGATCAATAATTCGACCACCAATGTATGGACCTCGGTCATTAATTCGCACAACTACCGAGCGACCATTACGGGTGTTAATAACACGCACCTTTGTACCCAGAGGTAGACTGCGATGGGCTGCTGTCATTGCTTCGGGATTGAATCTCTCACCACTGGCAGTTTTATTACCAGACCAATCATAGCCATACCAAGAAGCCATGCCTTTGAAGTTAATTTTTACTCCACCAATCGCAATCTGTTGGGGTAGCTTTGTTATTGATCCTGATGTACTTGCTGGTAAATTAGCAATTTCGCTGATGGGATATGCATTACCTATCAGTCTCCGCAGACGATTAGTTGCTTGCAGGGCATCTTGGGCAAGATTTCTGGTAGTATCTGCTAATCGCGTACCTTCATTGACTTCCACCAATTCTTTACCGTCAATTTTGATGGTGTAGCGATCTAATTGCTGTATAACAGAGGAGCCTTTATCTTGGGCTTTATTGTTAACTGAAGATTTTTCCTCTGTTTTCCAGCTGACGGTAATTTGGCTTGCGTCTGCGTTTTCGCGAATCAGCTGATTAATTCTAGACGCTACTACGCTGGCTCTTTGAACTGGATCATTGGCAATGGGGCTGAAAGATTTGCCCAGATCCATGATATTTCCCATGCTTGGGGCCTTTGGTGAATTACTAGCAACAAGGGCATAAGAATTTACGCCTCCAGCTTTTCCAATTGCTGCCATTTTTGTATCTGTGTTAGCAACTGGGGTAGAACTCAGAAAAGTGAGAACGGGAATATCCCGGATGTAAAGGGTTGCGGCCTGATTGCCTTCAACGCTGTGAGGATGAATCTCTGTCTTCACAGCATCCAAGGTAGGTTTCTGTTCAGGGGATTGATACTCTCCTACTTTCACTGCATCAGCCATAACAGATGCTTGGGAAACGGGAGGGTTGTCCTTAGCGGTTTGAGTACGACCCACTGAAGGTAAACCTGAAATAGCCACAGACAGGGCGACAATAGTCCACAAATGTCTTTGATTCATGCGTCCGATTTTAAAGCGACTGTAGAACTTAAGTTTTATAATGTGTGGGTTTTTCACTAGTGATAGTGATAGCCCGGAAAACTCGAACTTGTTCCGCTTTCACTTTTTGTTTATAACTGCAACAGAGTAACACGAACCTTTTGGGTTGGGGATCAGGGTTTTAGCGTAAGTCTTGAGTCAGGCTCTCAAATTTCCATTCACATTTCTAGGGTCAAAGCTTTTTCAAATCAGGTTTCTGGCTTTGTAACATTTTTTTTCGGGATATCAATAATTTTTTATGAAGGTTTAATATAAAGTCAGATTTGTTTAAGGTGAGTAATATCTTGATATTTCAGTAATGAGATCTACTTCTTCTGTAATTGATTTAACTTCGAGTTGATACTTGTTTTGGTCAAAATTAACTTTTTTTCCGATTTCAGAGAGTTGAAAAATACTTATTACAATTCCCAGAATAATCATATTTAATTGATTTATGGGCAGAATCATCCAATTTTAAAAGCATTGATTTTTGAATAAGTAGAATTTAGTTAGGTTTATGGAAGTTACGCAGAACTTTTGTATAGAAAATAGTTTTTACTGTAGTAGTTATTCTATTGCCAAATCAGTCTTTATCCCCATTAGCATTTTATCTCTTCACAAAAAAATAATTCATGAGACAATAAAAAAGACTCGCAAACTTGAAAGAGCAATTCGTCTCTGTATAAATATAACTCAGTAGTCCTTGTGCCCCCACTCATCGATCAAGTATGCTATTTATTAGCAAGTTATCAGCTTCATGGTAAACTCAGGAGACTTAGAAATAGTTTCACCACCATTTTCAGAAGTTCTCAAAGATTTGCATACCAGTACAAATCTCTGCAAGCAGGTACAGTAGCGAACTATATTCCTGAACTAGCTAAGGTAAACCCCAACTTATTTAGCATTTGTATTGTTACAGTAGATGGTCAAATTTACGAAGTTGGCGATTATGAACAACTATTTACAATTGAGTCAATTTCCAAAGTATTTGTATATAGACAAGTTTTAGAAGATCCTGGACGGGATTATGTGTTAACTAGAGTAGGGATAGAACGGACAGTAGACGCATTTAACCCCATTATCCTTAATGAACAATCAAAACGCCCATATAATCCAATGGTAAATGCTGGGGCTATAGCTATTACCAGCTTAATCGAAGCTTTGGGTCCTACTGAACGACTGAATTGGTTATTAGATATGTATCCGCGCTATATTGGTCGGGATGTGTTTGTGGATATTTCGGTATATACTTCCGAACGCAGCACAGGACACTGTAACCGTGCTACAGCCCATTTGATGCTTAATTTTGGCATGATTGACCAAAATATAGAAGAATATCTGGATTTATATTTTCAATAATGCTCTGTAATAGTTAATTGTCGAGACTTGGCAGTTATGGCAGCTACACTGGCTAATAAAAGGATTAACCCCATTACAAAGGAAAAAGCGGTGGATAATTGTTATATCAAAGATATATTGAGTGTGATGTACACCTGTGGGATGTATAACTTTGCAGGTGAATGGGTTTATAAAGTGGGAATTCCAGCCAAAAGCGGCCTTTGTGGGGGAATTATTGCTGTTGTTCCTGGCCATTAGATGTGTGGGTGGGGTAACAGTGTACGGGGGGTGAAGGTGTACGAGGAGTTGTCGCAACGCTTGGGGTTACATCTATTTAACTGTTCCAAGGGGTGAAGGGGAAATTACATCTATATAGATAGAGATGGGGATGGGAGGATGGGCAAGGAAACTAAAGATTTCCCGTGCTTCTATCTGAAAGGAGATATCTTTGACGGAAACAACCAGCCTTATTTACCATATTCTAGAGGGAGAAAGGCAGATAAGAGGTAAGTTTGTGTACAAGTAGTTAGGTAAGTAGTTAGATCAGTACATTGAGATAGAGATAAGTTTAAAAAATTATGAATCAAGCTATTCTGCAATTTATCGTTACTCAAACTTATAAAGATTTGTCTTTACCTCAGCCACCTCAGCCAGTAGAGTTAGATAAACTCAATATTTTTATAGGGTCTAATAGTTCAGGTAAAAGCAATTTTATAAGTTGCTTGAAATTTTTAAAAAACTCTTTAACTACTATTTAATCTAACTGAAATGTCAGATGGAACTGTGAGAATTTTATGTTGGGCAACTATATTACATTCTCCTTTACTAACTTCATGTTTAATTGCATAATAGACCTGTCCGTATCTTTTCCCTTGTTGACTAGGGTTGAATGTTGAGAAATCGGCTGTCCGGCGCTTGCTGACTTAGTTTTTGAGTGTTCTGGTAACGGATGTCCTTGTGCCTCCAAGAATAAACCAAACATCGCTTCTTGGTTCTGTTTTTCATAATGCGTAGGCATCAACTCAGATAGGGTGTAGACTAGCTCCTGGGTGTGGGCAAGCATTGTTCTAGCTTTTAAACGAATGATATTTCACGCCCTTTCTCTCATGTTTTGAGTCTTAACTGCAAACCCTGACATTGATTCAATGTCCTCGATCGCAAGAAGGCGCTGCGCTCCACATTTTATTTCCCTTATGTGATATTACTATTTAATTCGTTATTTTAATTACTACAGACTTCTCGATACTTACCATTTATATAGTGTTATTTCTTTGTAATCTGTATCTCCTATTTCTGGGTTTATTCGGTAGGTGCAAGATGTGAGCGCCCCTTGGGCGCGATTACACGCCCGTAATAAATGAAAGAAACACAGTTAACAAGACTTCTACGACTAATAACTTATACACTGAAAAAGTATCATGACAGTCAAAGCCGTTATTACACCGGTACAGTATTCATCCGAATGTGAGCGTGGTTCTGGGTGTTATTGGCAATGGTATTGGTGAAGTAGTTAAAGCTACTATGCCTTTTAGGAGACTAGATTTACTTGCCCACCCAGGCATGGTACACCCAATTTAAAGAGGAAAATATACGCAGTTTTGCTTGTTTTACTGGCGACCTCTATGCAATGGCAGAATGGTTAAAGCAGTACGGTGTTGAGACCGTGGCAATGGAATCTACAGGGGTTTATTGGATACCTGTATTCCAGATTTTGGAGAGTCGTGGTTTTGACGTTAAACTCGTCAATGCTCACTATGTTAAAACTGTACCGGGTCGCAAAACCGATGTATTAGATTGTCAGTGGCTACAACAATTACATACTTACGGTTTACTGTCCGGCTCATTCCGTCCCGAAGACCAAATATGTAAGCTTCGCAGTTACATACGTCAAAGGGATAATCTGATTAAAAGTGACTCCATCCATGTACAGAGGATGCAAAAAGCGTTAATATAGATGAATATAAAATTACATTGCTTCATCAATGATATTACAGGCACTACTGGACTGAGCATTATTAGAGAAATTGTATCTGGGGAACGAAACCCAGTAAAATTGGCCAGTTTGAAGGATGGGCGTATTAAAGCCAGCTTGGAAGAAATAGCTGCTTCTTTAACTGGAGACTATCGTTCAGAATTAGTTTTTATCCTTGAGCAAGAATTATAACTTTACGAGTTTTATCAAGCTCAAATCCAAAAGTGCGATAACCAAATTGAGCAATGTTTGGCTTCATTTACTGATAAAGTTGATGTTGAAAAAAAGCCTTTAGCTAAACCCAAGCGTCGGGGGAAAAAGCAACCAGGTAATGCACCACAGTTTGATTTACGTACACATTTATATCGCATCAGTGGTGTAGATTTTACTGCTGTTGATGGTTTGGGTGCTTTAACTGTACTGGTACTGCTTTCTGAAGTTAGTTTAGATCCAAAACGCTTCAAGAGTGTTAAGCACTTTACCTCTTGGTTAGGCCTATGTCCTGGTAGTCGTGTTACTGGCGGTAAAGTTAAAAGTTCCAAAACTCGCCCTATTGCCAGTCGCAGCGCGACTGCTTTTCGCATGGCGGCACAAACTCTATGTCGCAGTCATTCTGCTTTGGGTGCATATTACCGTCGTATGCAATCACGAATGGGCGCTCTCCAGGCCATTACTGCTACCGCTCATAAATTGGCACGTATTTTTTATCGCCTTTGGACATCTGGCGAACACTATACTGACCCTGGTATTGATGCTTACGAACAACAGTATCGAGACCGGATACTTAAAAACCTGAAGATAAAAGCTCAAGCTTTTGGCTTAGAACTCATCCCTATTTCTGACTCAACGCAATGTGTTTCTTAGGAGTTGAAGGGAATCAAGCAGCGTCAGAAGATGAAAATTAGTTTTCTTAAATGTGATTTCTCCTGCTTCCTTCAATTTTTGACATCTCTAAAACATCTTTAATTAAAGACAGTAAGTGTTCACCACTGGCAATAATAATATCTAAATTCTCTTGTTGTTCAGTGTTGATAGTCTGATCTCCCTGCATTAGTCGAGTAAATCCCAAAATGGCGTTCAGGGGTGTTCGCAATTCATGAGTCATTTTTGCTAAAAATTCACTTTTAGCGCGGGTAGTTTGTTCACTTTTAGGAAGAGAAGCTTCAATTTGTTTGCGTTCAGTGATATTATTGGCAATAATTATGGCGCATCACTGTCCATTGAGTTCAATCACTTCTACTGAACCCAACATGGTTCTAATTTTCCCCGCTTTAGTTCTTTAAAGTTTTGAGAGTTTTCTGGATTTTAGCCGTTTAGTAATATACCATTTTTACTAAGTCGTGTGATTGAAAATGTAATGGGACTTGCTGAAAACTTAACAATTGATTGGGTTTTAATAAAAACCTGTTTACAGTTTGCTACTTGGGGATTTTGTTCACTGTTACTTGCGGAAATCCTTAGAGATACCTATCATGCATTGTGTCACCAAATCAATTGGCTGGCTAAATGGCATAATAAACATCATGGAGCCTATCGGCGGGATTTAACCTTAGTTTCCCAACAAGCTTATTTAGATTCCCAGTTGTATCACGACATAGTTGAATCGGTCATACTGGTGGTTTTACTAACAATAGTAGCCTTAGTTTTTCATCAATGGGGCCTATGGTTGGGAGTCATCTATGCTGTTACTTTTTTGTATGGTGCATCTGTGCGCTATTTCCAAGGGACTGTTGATACAGACTATAACCATTTACCAGGACCATTAGAAACTATTCCTTCTGTTTGGTTTGTGAATAGAACTTATCATTGGCGACATCATTTTGATGATGTTAATGCTTATTATAGTGGTGTCTTTTCTTTTGTAGATAAAATACTAGGAACAGGACTATCTCTCAAAGGTAAAACTGTTGCTGTAACTGGTGCTTCAGGGGCATTAGGACAAGCATTAGTAGCAGAGTTACTCAAGCATGATACCAAAGTGATTGCATTAAGCACCAATCCTGATAAAATACGGTTACAAAATGGATTAAAAGTGCTTTAT
It encodes the following:
- a CDS encoding bifunctional pantoate--beta-alanine ligase/(d)CMP kinase yields the protein MRLLTTVAALRCYLNQRRWESNLKLSDELLFDDNTTWYPAEIGLVPTMGGLHQGHLSLIEKARQENSTVIVSIFVNPLQFGPQEDYQRYPRTLEQDQELCVQAGVDAIFAPTPEEMGIPQKNIQETQVTQVIPPSGMISTLCGRYRPGHFQGVATIVTKLFNLVQPDRAYFGQKDGQQLAIIKRLVADLNLPVEIVACPTVREASGLALSSRNQYLSATEKEQATVLYKGLQQAEAAFRAGDRNSSQLMALVWQEIANISTIYVEYIELVEPNTLMFLAKVEEEGMLAIAARLGSTRLIDNTILCDVYDGLRQPIIAIDGPAGAGKSTVARQVATQLGLVYLDTGAMYRAITWLVLQKGIAIDDECAVAQLATQCKIELTPSHNLEIPVRVWINDTDVTQEIRTIEVTSQVSAIAAQSAVRKALVKQQQSWGKRGGLVAEGRDIGTHVFPDAEVKIFLTASVGERARRRQQDFTKQGQPEVSLEQLERDIAERDYKDSTRKISPLQKAADAVEVETDGLSPSEVAMQIVNYYQKCVSQL
- a CDS encoding septal ring lytic transglycosylase RlpA family protein; this encodes MNQRHLWTIVALSVAISGLPSVGRTQTAKDNPPVSQASVMADAVKVGEYQSPEQKPTLDAVKTEIHPHSVEGNQAATLYIRDIPVLTFLSSTPVANTDTKMAAIGKAGGVNSYALVASNSPKAPSMGNIMDLGKSFSPIANDPVQRASVVASRINQLIRENADASQITVSWKTEEKSSVNNKAQDKGSSVIQQLDRYTIKIDGKELVEVNEGTRLADTTRNLAQDALQATNRLRRLIGNAYPISEIANLPASTSGSITKLPQQIAIGGVKINFKGMASWYGYDWSGNKTASGERFNPEAMTAAHRSLPLGTKVRVINTRNGRSVVVRINDRGPYIGGRIIDLSAGAARLLGIIGSGIAPVRLEVLGR
- a CDS encoding IS110 family transposase, whose product is MPTQAWYTQFKEENIRSFACFTGDLYAMAEWLKQYGVETVAMESTGVYWIPVFQILESRGFDVKLVNAHYVKTVPGRKTDVLDCQWLQQLHTYGLLSGSFRPEDQICKLRSYIRQRDNLIKSDSIHVQRMQKALI
- a CDS encoding transposase yields the protein MASFTDKVDVEKKPLAKPKRRGKKQPGNAPQFDLRTHLYRISGVDFTAVDGLGALTVLVLLSEVSLDPKRFKSVKHFTSWLGLCPGSRVTGGKVKSSKTRPIASRSATAFRMAAQTLCRSHSALGAYYRRMQSRMGALQAITATAHKLARIFYRLWTSGEHYTDPGIDAYEQQYRDRILKNLKIKAQAFGLELIPISDSTQCVS
- a CDS encoding sensor histidine kinase → MTHELRTPLNAILGFTRLMQGDQTINTEQQENLDIIIASGEHLLSLIKDVLEMSKIEGSRRNHI
- a CDS encoding bifunctional sterol desaturase/short chain dehydrogenase — its product is MGLAENLTIDWVLIKTCLQFATWGFCSLLLAEILRDTYHALCHQINWLAKWHNKHHGAYRRDLTLVSQQAYLDSQLYHDIVESVILVVLLTIVALVFHQWGLWLGVIYAVTFLYGASVRYFQGTVDTDYNHLPGPLETIPSVWFVNRTYHWRHHFDDVNAYYSGVFSFVDKILGTGLSLKGKTVAVTGASGALGQALVAELLKHDTKVIALSTNPDKIRLQNGLKVLYWELGNEDNLQESLKKVDILIINHGVNVYSDRTTDAINNSYQVNTFSALRLIDMFCATITGPNAKATKEIWVNTSEAEVFPALSPLYELSKRALGNIITLNRLDKVCVIRKLILGPFKSPLNPYGVMSATQVARGILFLAKRDFRNIIVTMNPLIYLVFPIKEFSTWLYYHIFSKSVIAGNREQG